The proteins below come from a single Sphingomicrobium sediminis genomic window:
- a CDS encoding DoxX family protein yields MKIFNDLKKVAKRPLVQDIVLLLTRLGLGGIFWVSGRTKVEEGSLLDIKPTTYGLFENLYGGVPLLPSDVSAVLATYAEHALPLLLAVGLLSRFAAAGLFVMTLVIQLFVFPGAFLSPHLGWFALALVVMTQGPGRFSLDYLLGKKA; encoded by the coding sequence ATGAAGATTTTCAACGACCTCAAAAAGGTCGCCAAACGACCCCTCGTCCAGGACATCGTCCTGCTCCTCACCAGGCTCGGCCTTGGCGGTATCTTCTGGGTGTCGGGCCGCACCAAGGTCGAGGAAGGCAGCCTGCTCGACATCAAGCCGACCACCTACGGCCTGTTCGAAAATCTTTATGGCGGCGTCCCGCTCCTGCCCTCGGACGTGTCGGCAGTGCTCGCCACCTATGCCGAACATGCGTTGCCGCTGCTCCTCGCCGTGGGTCTCCTCTCACGCTTCGCCGCAGCGGGCCTGTTCGTCATGACCTTGGTCATCCAGCTTTTCGTCTTCCCCGGCGCCTTCCTCAGCCCGCATCTCGGCTGGTTTGCCTTGGCACTGGTGGTGATGACGCAGGGCCCCGGGCGCTTCAGCCTCGATTATCTGCTAGGCAAGAAGGCGTGA